One segment of Monomorium pharaonis isolate MP-MQ-018 chromosome 6, ASM1337386v2, whole genome shotgun sequence DNA contains the following:
- the LOC105834427 gene encoding sorting nexin-24: protein MYEVLINGYRLADVSHGKPYYVYCIEILESKTGARYSIEKRYSEFSALHRKLKKDNLDIAPFPPKRVRNSQPKVLEQRRAALELYIQKMLSLLATKQQVLNFLGIDSQETVFHQRIHKAADSSMHNHPYTLRHHPVLTFHCDPYVRADSTSSLSDVVTNGVLLGIYKS, encoded by the exons ATGTACGAAGTTCTCATCAATGGTTATCGTTTAGCTGATGTGTCACATGGCAAGCCCTATTATGTTTATTGCATCGAGATTTTGGAGTCGAAAACTGGCGCCCGATATTCCATTGAGAAAAGATACAGTGAATTTAGTGCATTACATCGTAAG ttGAAGAAAGATAATTTAGATATTGCACCATTTCCACCAAAGAGAGTACGGAACTCGCAGCCAAAAGTATTGGAACAACGGCGAGCAGCTTTAGAATTGTATATACAAAAGATGCTCAGTTTGTTGGCAACAAAACAGCAAGTCCTTAATTTTCTAGGCATAGATAGCCAAGAAACAGTATTCCATCAAag aataCATAAAGCTGCGGATAGTTCAATGCATAACCATCCATATACATTGAGGCATCATCCAGTCTTAACTTTTCATTGTGATCCATATGTTCGAGCTGATTCAACTAGCAGTCTTTCAGATGTTGTAACTAATGGTGTATTACTAGGGATATATAAATCTTGA